A stretch of Carnobacterium iners DNA encodes these proteins:
- a CDS encoding DUF2179 domain-containing protein, producing the protein MDTNFQFLGLIFIINLAYVALNTIRFMLTMKGYRLIAPLVSMVEITIYIVGLGLVLDRLDNFLNIAAYALGYGVGIAVGIQIEEYLALGHIMVTAIVPDVKSEIAEALRDLGYGVTTSYALGKEGDRLVLEILTTRKSERKLYKQISEIESKAFVISYEPKYISGGFWTKKVKKRRNALKQRGEL; encoded by the coding sequence ATGGATACAAATTTTCAATTTTTAGGCCTTATATTTATCATTAATTTAGCATATGTAGCATTAAATACGATTCGATTTATGCTGACTATGAAAGGGTATCGACTGATTGCCCCTCTTGTTTCAATGGTTGAAATTACTATTTATATTGTCGGGTTAGGATTGGTTCTCGATCGACTAGATAATTTTTTGAATATTGCGGCTTATGCACTCGGCTATGGTGTTGGGATTGCTGTTGGAATCCAAATTGAAGAGTACTTGGCACTGGGACATATTATGGTAACGGCTATCGTACCTGATGTAAAAAGTGAAATTGCTGAAGCTTTACGAGATTTAGGCTATGGTGTCACAACGAGTTATGCTTTGGGTAAAGAAGGCGATCGGTTAGTGTTAGAGATATTGACTACTCGCAAATCGGAAAGGAAATTATACAAACAAATTAGTGAAATAGAATCTAAAGCTTTTGTTATTTCTTATGAACCTAAATATATCAGTGGTGGTTTTTGGACCAAGAAAGTTAAAAAAAGAAGGAACG